In one Drosophila gunungcola strain Sukarami chromosome 2R unlocalized genomic scaffold, Dgunungcola_SK_2 000011F, whole genome shotgun sequence genomic region, the following are encoded:
- the LOC128255445 gene encoding serine protease filzig isoform X2 has translation MFKWVTPASTATLSRCTETTIITTTATATATRTATTTSTRRTTKPQLLSIALTSLIIIVASFVPTTSGFRSIETNGANGRKLFGGYRITPKHCRATKTLPSSDPRANGPTICMFNHECAQRGGEVVGACMDGFLFGACCQIPPTHELASTLINEAQNAYFQQHQQQTKLQQAAAQSSFESYGEQQQQQLLSEEQVSQQPSQSIYDQQNLDKVYQQLDSSSSISPPSGVYGDEPQLQEQQEDQPESEAPVYSSSSASTESSTQSQSSSSSVEFEQEPSQQADISSDQTTQEITKQPVQPPIQPPNFHVHKHSVTINSPSSPPQNDDFVMQVLSTLPPEHADDHHVVFTTEVPMKIASGLQDQTSSESNSFEEVSSTPAATQKPKTKPTQKVTQKPTQKPTPKATQKPKPKPVPQLAETMKRPVQQAKPKPNPKPVQTAANNHHHNHLILDGGEFTHSDITHPGADADLVEDLQFSTGYGPQPVYADPPKQQQQQQQQQEQNYISSSTSAKRPTTGQNSPTTVSSITTHVDSIESIILQLNNTSHGPSYNVVSQQTPSYGYPGVGSVHTEPATQPPTFYQDNEAEKVQEQDSQSDYGYTTTVNYEPSYDKVSDEQDASAAVSQSAEMPTARPGYGEDMSAVLEDHTLPANGYHDAVAPVAPQTSEFNKMPVMGIAYPVDMSYMEEEEHSPATAAGYGQAISSDSYEASTESAYQKLSTVQTEEPQPVPTYVRPTTNANKQNRPVASYIGMVTMQQYSPRPQTSGNADYQAQVPAEVSVSSHTTKVQEQYDETSNAYQQSETTSGYVAPPTAAPPAAQRPQYDAVSEDASSERPVLVTASPTRPRPKPITKRPAVKRPISGENTKKKPQPQPSAGAYNQDKISEHSSTRRPVSSGYDNVPESPITHIQIKKPAADHHKEQEQTGYPRPASGVYEQTTAASAPPAALPAAPSLSYDKPDAPASQYTQPSAPSAGYDQLAPMPSLNYNEEHVASSPGRKPSTGKPVSTSYVTGPSTPRPPATVDYHYDNVPPLFMADDKLDAFIQSTAENIVGSTPGNYQPPLVATASTPIYAHRPTVSGSYGHKKPGFVQINGTPKPPRPTVLITPKPTTINLITYSSQSDDSNKLATSTGAYVTGRPGAQGVGSNDFEDPGYFGSSPVHAAFIQSTTEAIYAVPSDDKPAFPGYFGPTPSYPAFSVPGEKVGQNVVEETYTSPNDFVNFPPVRNPNLNMSAAASSAVTSDLDLSTPAFVEDVVLKDKMHTLVHKLVASLQGNFEALADMIDEPGSNKTVATYQAGAGGAGGAGGAAKPVKVATTRKPVRIATTTRPKVTTKKPVTRVTTKAPNKKTSAVSSTTRKPVTRRTTVAAKVTTTTRKPATKKPTRRVSSTVKTTTESSARPADDEIVDEEDEEDVNPNPSDNEIDQGATLSSYGGANGRKIPRRKHKRRNQKSI, from the exons CTAACGGTCGTAAGCTATTTGGTGGCTACCGCATCACCCCGAAGCACTGCCGGGCCACCAAGACGCTGCCCAGCTCGGATCCGCGGGCCAATGGACCCACCATCTGCATGTTCAACCACGAGTGCGCCCAGCGGGGCGGCGAGGTGGTGGGCGCCTGCATGGACGGCTTCCTCTTCGGAGCCTGCTGCCAGATTCCGCCCACCCACGAGTTGGCCAGCACGCTGATCAACGAGGCCCAGAACGCCTACttccagcagcaccagcagcagacGAAGCTCCAGCAGGCAGCAGCCCAGTCCTCCTTCGAGAGCTAcggcgagcagcagcagcagcaactgctgAGTGAGGAGCAGGTGTCCCAGCAGCCGTCGCAGAGCATCTACGATCAGCAGAATCTGGACAAGGTGTATCAGCAGCTGGACAGCAGCAGTAGCATCAGTCCACCCAGCGGCGTTTATGGAGATGAGCCCCAgctgcaggagcagcaggaggatCAGCCGGAGTCGGAGGCACCCGTCTACTCCAGCAGCAGTGCTTCCACGGAGTCCTCCACCCAGTCCcaatcctcctcctccagtgTGGAATTCGAGCAGGAGCCTTCGCAGCAGGCCGACATCTCCAGTGATCAGACCACCCAGGAGATCACCAAGCAACCCGTTCAACCACCCATCCAACCACCCAACTTCCATGTGCACAAGCACTCCGTGACCATCAACTCACCATCGTCGCCGCCCCAGAACGATGACTTTGTGATGCAGGTGCTCAGCACATTGCCGCCAGAACATGCCGACGACCATCACGTGGTCTTTACCACCGAGGTGCCCATGAAGATTGCCAGCGGCTTGCAGGATCAAACGAGCTCCGAGTCCAACTCTTTCGAAGAGGTCTCCTCAACGCCAGCGGCCACCCAAAAACCCAAGACCAAGCCCACCCAGAAGGTGACTCAGAAGCCCACACAGAAACCCACTCCGAAGGCTACTCAGAAACCCAAGCCGAAACCCGTTCCCCAATTGGCGGAGACCATGAAGCGACCCGTCCAGCAGGCGAAACCCAAGCCAAATCCCAAGCCAGTCCAGACTGCTGCCAACAATCATCATCATAACCATTTGATCCTGGATGGTGGAGAGTTCACGCACAGTGACATCACCCACCCCGGAGCAGATGCCGATCTCGTGGAGGATCTGCAGTTCTCGACAGGATATGGACCGCAGCCTGTGTACGCGGATCCAccaaagcagcagcaacagcagcagcagcaacaagagcAGAACTACATCTCCTCCAGCACAAGTGCCAAGCGTCCAACGACGGGTCAGAACAGCCCCACCACTGTTTCCTCGATCACCACCCATGTGGACTCCATCGAGTCGATCATCCTGCAGCTGAACAATACCAGCCATGGGCCCAGCTACAATGTGGTGAGCCAGCAGACTCCCTCGTATGGCTATCCTGGAGTGGGGTCAGTACACACTGAGCCAGCCACCCAGCCGCCCACTTTCTACCAGGACAACGAGGCCGAGAAGGTTCAGGAGCAGGACTCACAGTCGGACTATGGCTACACCACCACGGTGAACTACGAGCCATCGTATGACAAGGTTTCGGATGAGCAGGATGCCTCGGCAGCGGTCAGTCAGTCCGCTGAGATGCCCACCGCTCGTCCTGGCTACGGAGAGGATATGTCCGCCGTCCTGGAAGACCACACGCTGCCGGCCAATGGCTACCACGATGCTGTGGCTCCAGTTGCTCCGCAGACCTCAGAGTTCAACAAGATGCCCGTGATGGGCATTGCCTATCCCGTGGACATGTCCTAcatggaggaggaggagcattCGCCGGCCACCGCGGCTGGCTATGGCCAGGCCATAAGCAGTGACTCCTATGAGGCCAGCACCGAGTCCGCCTATCAGAAGCTTTCCACCGTCCAAACGGAGGAGCCACAGCCAGTGCCCACCTACGTGCGTCCCACCACCAATGCCAACAAGCAAAATCGCCCAGTAGCCTCGTACATTGGAATGGTGACCATGCAGCAGTACAGCCCACGTCCTCAGACCAGTGGAAATGCTGACTATCAAGCCCAAGTGCCCGCCGAAGTGTCCGTGTCCTCGCACACCACCAAAGTCCAGGAGCAGTACGACGAGACCTCGAATGCCTACCAGCAATCGGAGACCACCTCCGGCTATGTAGCCCCACCAACTGCTGCTCCGCCGGCAGCTCAGCGTCCTCAATATGACGCGGTGTCGGAAGATGCCTCCTCGGAGCGACCCGTTTTGGTGACGGCCAGTCCAACTAGACCCCGGCCCAAGCCCATTACCAAGCGACCTGCCGTGAAGAGACCCATCAGCGGGGAGAACACCAAGAAGAAGCCCCAGCCGCAGCCAAGTGCTGGTGCCTACAACCAGGACAAGATCAGCGAGCACAGCAGCACGAGGAGGCCAGTGTCCAGTGGATACGACAATGTGCCCGAGTCCCCCATCACGCACATTCAGATCAAGAAACCAGCTGCTGATCATCacaaggagcaggagcaaaCGGGCTATCCCAGGCCAGCCAGTGGAGTGTACGAACAGACCACCGCGGCATCTGCTCCGCCAGCTGCTCTGCCAGCTGCTCCATCGCTCAGCTACGATAAACCAGATGCCCCAGCCAGCCAGTACACCCAGCCATCGGCTCCCTCCGCCGGCTACGATCAGCTGGCGCCGATGCCATCGCTCAACTACAACGAGGAGCACGTGGCCAGTTCGCCGGGTAGGAAGCCCTCGACGGGCAAGCCCGTTTCCACCAGCTATGTGACCGGACCCAGTACCCCGCGTCCACCGGCCACCGTTGACTACCACTACGACAATGTGCCGCCTCTGTTCATGGCCGACGACAAGCTGGACGCCTTCATCCAGAGCACGGCGGAGAACATTGTGGGCTCCACGCCGGGCAATTATCAGCCCCCGCTGGTGGCCACCGCCTCGACGCCCATCTACGCCCACAGACCAACCGTCAGTGGCAGCTATGGCCACAAGAAGCCCGGCTTCGTGCAGATCAATGGAACACCCAAGCCACCCAGACCCACGGTTCTCATTACGCCCAAGCCCACGACCATCAATCTTATTACCTACAGCTCACAGAGTGACGACAGCAACAAGCTGGCCACCAGCACGGGAGCTTATGTGACCGGCCGACCAGGAGCGCAGGGTGTGGGTTCCAACGATTTTGAGGATCCCGGATACTTTGGCAGCAGCCCAGTGCATGCGGCCTTCATCCAGTCCACCACAGAGGCCATCTATGCAGTGCCCTCCGACGACAAGCCTGCGTTCCCTGGCTACTTCGGGCCCACGCCCTCGTACCCAGCCTTCTCCGTTCCGGGCGAGAAGGTGGGCCAGAACGTGGTGGAGGAAACCTACACGTCGCCCAATGACTTTGTCAACTTCCCGCCGGTGAGGAACCCCAATCTGAACATGTCCGCCGCCGCCTCCAGCGCAGTGACCAGCGATCTGGACCTCTCCACTCCCGCCTTCGTGGAGGATGTGGTGCTGAAGGACAAGATGCACACGCTGGTGCACAAGCTGGTGGCCTCGCTGCAGGGTAACTTCGAGGCCCTGGCCGATATGATCGATGAGCCGGGTAGTAATAAGACGGTGGCCACCTACCAGGCCggagcaggaggagctggaggagcaggaggagcagccaAGCCCGTGAAGGTAGCAACCACGCGCAAGCCAGTGAGGATAGCCACCACAACCAGGCCGAAGGTCACCACCAAGAAGCCGGTGACTCGGGTCACGACCAAGGCGCCCAACAAGAAGACCTCCGCCGTCAGCAGCACCACTCGTAAGCCCGTCACACGTCGCACCACCGTGGCTGCCAAGGTGACCACCACAACGCGGAAGCCGGCGACCAAGAAGCCAACCCGCCGGGTAAGCAGCACCGTGAAGACCACTACCGAGAGCTCGGCTCGTCCGGCGGACGATGAAATCGTGGACGAGGAGGACGAAGAGGACGTCAATCCCAATCCCAGCGACAACGAGATCGACCAGGGCGCCACGCTCAGCTCTTACGGCGGAGCCAACGGACGGAAGATTC CGCGCCGAAAGCACAAGCGGCGCAACCAGAAATCCATTTAG
- the LOC128255445 gene encoding serine protease filzig isoform X1, with amino-acid sequence MFKWVTPASTATLSRCTETTIITTTATATATRTATTTSTRRTTKPQLLSIALTSLIIIVASFVPTTSGFRSIETNGANGRKLFGGYRITPKHCRATKTLPSSDPRANGPTICMFNHECAQRGGEVVGACMDGFLFGACCQIPPTHELASTLINEAQNAYFQQHQQQTKLQQAAAQSSFESYGEQQQQQLLSEEQVSQQPSQSIYDQQNLDKVYQQLDSSSSISPPSGVYGDEPQLQEQQEDQPESEAPVYSSSSASTESSTQSQSSSSSVEFEQEPSQQADISSDQTTQEITKQPVQPPIQPPNFHVHKHSVTINSPSSPPQNDDFVMQVLSTLPPEHADDHHVVFTTEVPMKIASGLQDQTSSESNSFEEVSSTPAATQKPKTKPTQKVTQKPTQKPTPKATQKPKPKPVPQLAETMKRPVQQAKPKPNPKPVQTAANNHHHNHLILDGGEFTHSDITHPGADADLVEDLQFSTGYGPQPVYADPPKQQQQQQQQQEQNYISSSTSAKRPTTGQNSPTTVSSITTHVDSIESIILQLNNTSHGPSYNVVSQQTPSYGYPGVGSVHTEPATQPPTFYQDNEAEKVQEQDSQSDYGYTTTVNYEPSYDKVSDEQDASAAVSQSAEMPTARPGYGEDMSAVLEDHTLPANGYHDAVAPVAPQTSEFNKMPVMGIAYPVDMSYMEEEEHSPATAAGYGQAISSDSYEASTESAYQKLSTVQTEEPQPVPTYVRPTTNANKQNRPVASYIGMVTMQQYSPRPQTSGNADYQAQVPAEVSVSSHTTKVQEQYDETSNAYQQSETTSGYVAPPTAAPPAAQRPQYDAVSEDASSERPVLVTASPTRPRPKPITKRPAVKRPISGENTKKKPQPQPSAGAYNQDKISEHSSTRRPVSSGYDNVPESPITHIQIKKPAADHHKEQEQTGYPRPASGVYEQTTAASAPPAALPAAPSLSYDKPDAPASQYTQPSAPSAGYDQLAPMPSLNYNEEHVASSPGRKPSTGKPVSTSYVTGPSTPRPPATVDYHYDNVPPLFMADDKLDAFIQSTAENIVGSTPGNYQPPLVATASTPIYAHRPTVSGSYGHKKPGFVQINGTPKPPRPTVLITPKPTTINLITYSSQSDDSNKLATSTGAYVTGRPGAQGVGSNDFEDPGYFGSSPVHAAFIQSTTEAIYAVPSDDKPAFPGYFGPTPSYPAFSVPGEKVGQNVVEETYTSPNDFVNFPPVRNPNLNMSAAASSAVTSDLDLSTPAFVEDVVLKDKMHTLVHKLVASLQGNFEALADMIDEPGSNKTVATYQAGAGGAGGAGGAAKPVKVATTRKPVRIATTTRPKVTTKKPVTRVTTKAPNKKTSAVSSTTRKPVTRRTTVAAKVTTTTRKPATKKPTRRVSSTVKTTTESSARPADDEIVDEEDEEDVNPNPSDNEIDQGATLSSYGGANGRKIQCGVRPHVKSGRIVGGKGSTFGAFPWQVLVRESTWLGLFTKNKCGGVLITSRYVITAAHCQPGFLASLVAVMGEFDISGDLESKRSITKNVKRVIVHRQYDPATFENDLALLELDSPVSFDTHIVPICMPNDVADFTGRMATVTGWGRLKYGGGVPSVLQEVQVPIIENSVCQEMFHTAGHNKKILTSFLCAGYANGQKDSCEGDSGGPLVLQRPDGRYELAGTVSHGIKCAAPYLPGVYMRTTFYKPWLRSITGVK; translated from the exons CTAACGGTCGTAAGCTATTTGGTGGCTACCGCATCACCCCGAAGCACTGCCGGGCCACCAAGACGCTGCCCAGCTCGGATCCGCGGGCCAATGGACCCACCATCTGCATGTTCAACCACGAGTGCGCCCAGCGGGGCGGCGAGGTGGTGGGCGCCTGCATGGACGGCTTCCTCTTCGGAGCCTGCTGCCAGATTCCGCCCACCCACGAGTTGGCCAGCACGCTGATCAACGAGGCCCAGAACGCCTACttccagcagcaccagcagcagacGAAGCTCCAGCAGGCAGCAGCCCAGTCCTCCTTCGAGAGCTAcggcgagcagcagcagcagcaactgctgAGTGAGGAGCAGGTGTCCCAGCAGCCGTCGCAGAGCATCTACGATCAGCAGAATCTGGACAAGGTGTATCAGCAGCTGGACAGCAGCAGTAGCATCAGTCCACCCAGCGGCGTTTATGGAGATGAGCCCCAgctgcaggagcagcaggaggatCAGCCGGAGTCGGAGGCACCCGTCTACTCCAGCAGCAGTGCTTCCACGGAGTCCTCCACCCAGTCCcaatcctcctcctccagtgTGGAATTCGAGCAGGAGCCTTCGCAGCAGGCCGACATCTCCAGTGATCAGACCACCCAGGAGATCACCAAGCAACCCGTTCAACCACCCATCCAACCACCCAACTTCCATGTGCACAAGCACTCCGTGACCATCAACTCACCATCGTCGCCGCCCCAGAACGATGACTTTGTGATGCAGGTGCTCAGCACATTGCCGCCAGAACATGCCGACGACCATCACGTGGTCTTTACCACCGAGGTGCCCATGAAGATTGCCAGCGGCTTGCAGGATCAAACGAGCTCCGAGTCCAACTCTTTCGAAGAGGTCTCCTCAACGCCAGCGGCCACCCAAAAACCCAAGACCAAGCCCACCCAGAAGGTGACTCAGAAGCCCACACAGAAACCCACTCCGAAGGCTACTCAGAAACCCAAGCCGAAACCCGTTCCCCAATTGGCGGAGACCATGAAGCGACCCGTCCAGCAGGCGAAACCCAAGCCAAATCCCAAGCCAGTCCAGACTGCTGCCAACAATCATCATCATAACCATTTGATCCTGGATGGTGGAGAGTTCACGCACAGTGACATCACCCACCCCGGAGCAGATGCCGATCTCGTGGAGGATCTGCAGTTCTCGACAGGATATGGACCGCAGCCTGTGTACGCGGATCCAccaaagcagcagcaacagcagcagcagcaacaagagcAGAACTACATCTCCTCCAGCACAAGTGCCAAGCGTCCAACGACGGGTCAGAACAGCCCCACCACTGTTTCCTCGATCACCACCCATGTGGACTCCATCGAGTCGATCATCCTGCAGCTGAACAATACCAGCCATGGGCCCAGCTACAATGTGGTGAGCCAGCAGACTCCCTCGTATGGCTATCCTGGAGTGGGGTCAGTACACACTGAGCCAGCCACCCAGCCGCCCACTTTCTACCAGGACAACGAGGCCGAGAAGGTTCAGGAGCAGGACTCACAGTCGGACTATGGCTACACCACCACGGTGAACTACGAGCCATCGTATGACAAGGTTTCGGATGAGCAGGATGCCTCGGCAGCGGTCAGTCAGTCCGCTGAGATGCCCACCGCTCGTCCTGGCTACGGAGAGGATATGTCCGCCGTCCTGGAAGACCACACGCTGCCGGCCAATGGCTACCACGATGCTGTGGCTCCAGTTGCTCCGCAGACCTCAGAGTTCAACAAGATGCCCGTGATGGGCATTGCCTATCCCGTGGACATGTCCTAcatggaggaggaggagcattCGCCGGCCACCGCGGCTGGCTATGGCCAGGCCATAAGCAGTGACTCCTATGAGGCCAGCACCGAGTCCGCCTATCAGAAGCTTTCCACCGTCCAAACGGAGGAGCCACAGCCAGTGCCCACCTACGTGCGTCCCACCACCAATGCCAACAAGCAAAATCGCCCAGTAGCCTCGTACATTGGAATGGTGACCATGCAGCAGTACAGCCCACGTCCTCAGACCAGTGGAAATGCTGACTATCAAGCCCAAGTGCCCGCCGAAGTGTCCGTGTCCTCGCACACCACCAAAGTCCAGGAGCAGTACGACGAGACCTCGAATGCCTACCAGCAATCGGAGACCACCTCCGGCTATGTAGCCCCACCAACTGCTGCTCCGCCGGCAGCTCAGCGTCCTCAATATGACGCGGTGTCGGAAGATGCCTCCTCGGAGCGACCCGTTTTGGTGACGGCCAGTCCAACTAGACCCCGGCCCAAGCCCATTACCAAGCGACCTGCCGTGAAGAGACCCATCAGCGGGGAGAACACCAAGAAGAAGCCCCAGCCGCAGCCAAGTGCTGGTGCCTACAACCAGGACAAGATCAGCGAGCACAGCAGCACGAGGAGGCCAGTGTCCAGTGGATACGACAATGTGCCCGAGTCCCCCATCACGCACATTCAGATCAAGAAACCAGCTGCTGATCATCacaaggagcaggagcaaaCGGGCTATCCCAGGCCAGCCAGTGGAGTGTACGAACAGACCACCGCGGCATCTGCTCCGCCAGCTGCTCTGCCAGCTGCTCCATCGCTCAGCTACGATAAACCAGATGCCCCAGCCAGCCAGTACACCCAGCCATCGGCTCCCTCCGCCGGCTACGATCAGCTGGCGCCGATGCCATCGCTCAACTACAACGAGGAGCACGTGGCCAGTTCGCCGGGTAGGAAGCCCTCGACGGGCAAGCCCGTTTCCACCAGCTATGTGACCGGACCCAGTACCCCGCGTCCACCGGCCACCGTTGACTACCACTACGACAATGTGCCGCCTCTGTTCATGGCCGACGACAAGCTGGACGCCTTCATCCAGAGCACGGCGGAGAACATTGTGGGCTCCACGCCGGGCAATTATCAGCCCCCGCTGGTGGCCACCGCCTCGACGCCCATCTACGCCCACAGACCAACCGTCAGTGGCAGCTATGGCCACAAGAAGCCCGGCTTCGTGCAGATCAATGGAACACCCAAGCCACCCAGACCCACGGTTCTCATTACGCCCAAGCCCACGACCATCAATCTTATTACCTACAGCTCACAGAGTGACGACAGCAACAAGCTGGCCACCAGCACGGGAGCTTATGTGACCGGCCGACCAGGAGCGCAGGGTGTGGGTTCCAACGATTTTGAGGATCCCGGATACTTTGGCAGCAGCCCAGTGCATGCGGCCTTCATCCAGTCCACCACAGAGGCCATCTATGCAGTGCCCTCCGACGACAAGCCTGCGTTCCCTGGCTACTTCGGGCCCACGCCCTCGTACCCAGCCTTCTCCGTTCCGGGCGAGAAGGTGGGCCAGAACGTGGTGGAGGAAACCTACACGTCGCCCAATGACTTTGTCAACTTCCCGCCGGTGAGGAACCCCAATCTGAACATGTCCGCCGCCGCCTCCAGCGCAGTGACCAGCGATCTGGACCTCTCCACTCCCGCCTTCGTGGAGGATGTGGTGCTGAAGGACAAGATGCACACGCTGGTGCACAAGCTGGTGGCCTCGCTGCAGGGTAACTTCGAGGCCCTGGCCGATATGATCGATGAGCCGGGTAGTAATAAGACGGTGGCCACCTACCAGGCCggagcaggaggagctggaggagcaggaggagcagccaAGCCCGTGAAGGTAGCAACCACGCGCAAGCCAGTGAGGATAGCCACCACAACCAGGCCGAAGGTCACCACCAAGAAGCCGGTGACTCGGGTCACGACCAAGGCGCCCAACAAGAAGACCTCCGCCGTCAGCAGCACCACTCGTAAGCCCGTCACACGTCGCACCACCGTGGCTGCCAAGGTGACCACCACAACGCGGAAGCCGGCGACCAAGAAGCCAACCCGCCGGGTAAGCAGCACCGTGAAGACCACTACCGAGAGCTCGGCTCGTCCGGCGGACGATGAAATCGTGGACGAGGAGGACGAAGAGGACGTCAATCCCAATCCCAGCGACAACGAGATCGACCAGGGCGCCACGCTCAGCTCTTACGGCGGAGCCAACGGACGGAAGATTC AGTGCGGTGTGCGGCCCCATGTCAAGTCCGGCCGCATCGTCGGCGGCAAGGGCTCCACCTTCGGCGCCTTCCCCTGGCAGGTCCTCGTCCGGGAGTCCACCTGGCTGGGCCTGTTCACCAAGAACAAGTGCGGCGGCGTCCTAATCACCAGTCGCTACGTCATCACCGCCGCCCATTGTCAGCCCGG CTTCCTGGCCTCATTGGTAGCTGTTATGGGCGAATTCGACATCTCCGGCGATCTGGAGAGCAAGCGTTCTATCACAAAGAATGTGAAGCGTGTCATCGTTCACCGGCAATACGATCCGGCCACGTTTGAAAACGATCTGGCCCTGCTGGAATTGGACAGTCCAGTGTCGTTTGATACACATATAG TGCCCATTTGCATGCCTAACGACGTTGCGGACTTCACTGGACGCATGGCCACTGTGACCGGCTGGGGACGCCTCAAGTATGGCGGCGGAGTGCCATCCGTTTTGCAGGAGGTTCAG GTGCCGATTATCGAGAACAGCGTTTGCCAGGAGATGTTCCACACTGCTGGCCACAACAAGAAGATTCTCACCTCCTTCCTGTGCGCCGGCTATGCCAATGGGCAAAAGGACTCTTGTGAG GGTGACAGTGGTGGTCCGCTGGTGCTGCAGCGTCCCGATGGGCGCTACGAGTTGGCCGGAACCGTGTCCCACGGCATCAAGTGTGCGGCGCCGTACCTGCCCGGCGTCTATATGCGCACCACCTTCTACAAGCCCTGGCTGCGCAGCATAACGGGCGTGAAATAA